In the genome of Neodiprion pinetum isolate iyNeoPine1 chromosome 2, iyNeoPine1.2, whole genome shotgun sequence, one region contains:
- the LOC124212712 gene encoding glucose dehydrogenase [FAD, quinone]-like: MRVTMAVRSFRIVVAAAVFIATLCLQYRSAEGQALPRRIYTGISGNENYRSLLSTLSSLTVGVVKFLREGEIYQHAEPPDMTPGPDAEYDVIVVGAGSAGAVIASRLTEIPELKVLLLEAGRSENLIMDIPLLVNYLQFSNDVNWKYRTEPSDSYCLGMKDRRCNWPRGKVMGGSSVLNYMIATRGDKRDYDRWAELGNVGWSYDEVLRYFKKMENIGIPGLRVDEKMHNTEGPMAINYPTFHTPLATAFLQAGEELGFDIQDYNGRTETGFSYIQTTTANGSRVSTSRAYLHPVKTRRNLFVSKNSLVSKVLVDPRDKRAVGVEFYKNNRKFAVRARREVVLSAGTIGSAQILMLSGIGPAEHLADIGIPLVKDAPVGKNLMDHIAYGGFIALVDQPASIITRDIMNPVKPYIADYLTNRQGPLTVPGGCEALAFLNTDTPNDQGSWPNVELLFQGASLASDQGVRRGFGISDQFWSRTYREIENRHSWNILPMLMRPLSRGEILLRNRNIRSPPRIIPNYMSHPEDVRVMVAGIRAAQNVTRTKAMRQFGSRQFDVRFPGCQRFTYDSDGYWECAARTLTFTIYHHSGTAKMGPPGDPTAVVNPRLQVYGVKGLRVADASIIPEIPTAHTNIPVIMIGEKLADMVKEDWGYTTDGWERSARSARRG; encoded by the exons ATGCGGGTGACGATGGCAGTGAGAAGCTTTCGGATTGTCGTTGCTGCAGCGGTGTTCATAGCGACGTTGTGCCTGCAGTATCGAAGTGCGGAAGGTCAGGCCTTGCCTCGACGGATTTACACCGGTATCAGCGGGAACGAGAACTACCGATCACTGCTGTCGACGCTCTCTTCACTGACGGTTGGggtggtgaaatttttgcgGGAGGGCGAAATTTACCAGCACGCCGAACCACCGGACATGACGCCGGGACCGGATGCCGAGTACGACGTGATCGTCGTAGGGGCCGGAAGCGCAGGCGCGGTCATTGCGAGTCGGTTGACGGAGATTCCGGAGCTCAAGGTGCTGCTCCTCGAGGCCGGGAGGAGCGAGAATCTGATAATGGACATTCCACTGCTGGTCAACTACCTGCAGTTCAGCAACGACGTCAACTGGAAGTACCGGACCGAGCCCTCGGACAGCTACTGCCTGGGGATGAAGGACCGGAGGTGCAATTGGCCGCGGGGCAAGGTGATGGGGGGCAGCAGCGTCCTCAACTACATGATCGCGACCCGCGGCGACAAGCGGGACTACGACAGGTGGGCGGAGTTGGGGAACGTCGGATGGTCTTACGACGAGGTGCTTCGCTACTTCAAGAAGATGGAGAACATCGGGATCCCAGGGCTGAGGGTCGACGAGAAGATGCACAACACCGAAGGCCCGATGGCGATAAACTATCCGACCTTCCACACGCCCCTCGCGACGGCCTTCCTCCAGGCCGGGGAAGAGCTCGGCTTCGACATCCAGGACTACAACGGAAGGACCGAGACCGGATTCTCCTACATCCAGACGACGACCGCCAACGGATCGCGGGTCAGCACGAGCAGAGCTTATCTTCACCCCGTCAAGACTCGGAGGAACTTGTTCGTCAGCAAGAACAGCCTGGTGAGCAAGGTGCTCGTCGACCCGAGAGACAAACGGGCCGTCGGCGTCGAGTTCTACAAGAACAACCGGAAGTTCGCCGTCAGGGCGAGAAGAGAAGTCGTTCTCAGCGCCGGGACGATCGGCTCCGCTCAGATTCTCATGCTCAGTGGAATCGGACCGGCCGAGCATCTCGCCGACATCGGGATTCCGCTGGTCAAGGACGCGCCGGTCGGCAAGAACTTGATGGACCACATCGCCTACGGCGGTTTCATCGCCCTCGTCGATCAGCCCGCCTCGATAATCACCAGGGACATAATGAACCCCGTGAAACCCTACATCGCCGACTACTTGACCAATCGTCAAGGCCCTCTGACGGTTCCGGGAGGCTGCGAAGCTCTGGCCTTCCTCAACACCGACACACCCAACGACCAAGGCAGCTGGCCAAACGTCGAGTTACTCTTCCAAGGTGCCTCGCTCGCCTCCGACCAAGGAGTCCGTCGCGGATTCGGAATATCTGACCAATTCTGGTCCCGGACTTATCGAGAGATCGAAAATCGACACTCCTGGAACATTCTTCCGATGCTGATGAGACCGCTGAGTCGCGGTGAGATCCTCCTGAGGAACAGGAACATCAGATCCCCGCCGAGAATAATTCCGAACTACATGAGCCACCCGGAAGACGTGCGCGTCATGGTGGCCGGAATCCGCGCCGCCCAAAACGTGACTCGCACGAAGGCCATGCGGCAGTTCGGCTCGAGGCAGTTCGACGTCCGGTTTCCCGGATGTCAAAGGTTTACCTACGACTCGGACGGCTATTGGGAATGCGCCGCCCGCACTCTCACCTTCACCATTTACCATCATTCTGGCACCGCTAAAATGGGTCCTCCGGGCGATCCAACCGCCGTCGTTAATCCCAGACTTCAG GTTTACGGCGTTAAGGGGCTGAGAGTCGCGGACGCATCGATAATTCCAGAGATTCCAACGGCGCACACGAACATCCCGGTAATTATGATCGGCGAGAAGCTGGCCGACATGGTGAAAGAAGATTGGGGCTATACGACGGATGGCTGGGAGAGATCGGCGAGATCGGCGAGACGAGGATGA